TCATCGGGTTTCCCAGCAAGGGAGACATTGACTGCTGGGGGGCCAAGGGTTGCTGCCACAGGTGCAGATGGGGGTGGGTGGTGCATTAAGCCTCAGAAACGCTGAAAGGACTCACTGGCGACAGTGCCACCTCGAGGCATgtgagtggggtggggagtggctgTGGTGTATGGGGCAGAGGAGCTGGGCTTTCTCCAGCCTGTGCGAGGTTCTGATGCGTGTCCTGGTGGCAGAGCCTGTGGGTGTCCCAGCGCTCCGTGTGAAGTTTCTGGAAATGTGGATACACTTAGGCCTGGCTTCTGAACATGACACTCTACATGGCTGTGGCATAAAATCACCGCTGTGAGCTAACACGCGCCTTGTCGGCTGTGTCATCATTGTTTCTGAGGTTTGATTTTAACATGCGTTTGCTATTTGCCTGCTCATAGGAGCAGCCGtccaaattttaagaaaaataatgtcagagtcacatatacatgtaaatttgtgtgtgtgtatgggctcgcacgcacacacacacacacacacacacacacagaggggggAGGATTCTCTCCAGTTGTGCCTTTTGTCAGTGGAAATTAGCCATTGTTCACTGGCACCAAGCTGGTCCTCTGGCTTAGGGGTTGGTGGGTGAGGCTCAGGATGTGGGTCTTTGTGTCTGGCAAGCCCTCTTAGGAGTGGATGGAAGGTGGCTGGTGGCTGGAGATGGGTAACTTAACTGTGACGGtccaaggagaaaggaagggtcTGAGCTGGGGCATGGGCCATGGTGTGTAGAGGAGCTGCCTTGGGCAGGTGTTTCAGAGGGGAGTGAGCAGATGGGGTAGTCTCAGAGGGGAGCCCTGGCTTGGGGGACCGCTGGGCCACAGATCTGGGTGGAGATGCTGGGTTCCACCCAGGCTGTGCTGAACATGAGGGTCTATGGAAAACCAGGTGAAGCTGTCTCAGAGCAGGTGGATGCTGGATCTGGTGCTCCAGAGAGCGGGCAAGGCTGGAGATGCGGGAGCTCTCTGGGCCAAGGCAGAAGAGTTTGAAGGAAATCAAAAATAGACTGGGGAGctgccagggagggaggagggactgagagCCCATTCTGAGCAAACCAGAGAGAAAGCCCTCCTGAAAGAAGAGGCTGGGGTCAGCGGGGATGCATCAGCCTGCTGGGGAGTgaggctggagacccaggcaCCCAGGGGACGCATCAGCTTTTTGGGAGGTGAGGATGGAGACCCAGGCACCCAGGGGATGCATCCGCCTTTTGGGGACTGAGGATGGAGACCCAGGCAGCCAGGGGCGTGAGCAGCAAGATTAGGTGAGCTCTGTGGGCAGAGCATGGCTACGGTCCCCAGTTGGGTTAGAACCCTGACACCCCTTGAGCCCTGCTCCCTGGGCCTGAGGCAGCTAGCACGGGGCTGACCTCACAAGCACCAATCCCTACCTCTCTTGCTGTCCTCCGCCTCGGGAGCATTGACACGGCCTCCAGGCCAGCGTCCGGCCCGAGAGGAGGGACCGTGTGGAGTCATCCACATGCTCGGGCTGAGCCGTGTGGAGCCATTCACATGCTCAGGCTGACGTGCCGTGACCAGCACCGTGTGATCCAGAGCTTGGTCACAAACAAGGAGCCTGGGTGCAGAGTAGACTGTAGTGTGAGCTGTGGACACAGAACCACAGCTAAACGCTGGGTGAAACTTGAGTGTTGGCCGTGGACAGAGTCACAGCCGAACACCAGGCTGCTGGGCGTCTGACCTCCCAGGCTGTGTCTGGGTAGTGGGGTTCTTGGTGGGACATCCCACCCACACAAGCCAGGGATGACAGTGCTACCCGGCATTGTAGAGGCCGGTGTCATGCTGACCCTCTGTAACAAGCCATGACATTTAGAGACCCATTTGCTTTCAAACTGGGGACTGAGGGATTGGAGGTATATTGTCTCCAGTATATAAATGTGTCCTGAACTCAGCGCAGGAAGGGCTGATCAAGCAATCCTGTCTGGCTGGGAGCAGGGATCTGGGAGCCAGGTGGGGGCCTGAGGTGGATGGTGGCAGCCTgaggccaggcccaggccccaGCAGGTTGGACCAGAGCTGTGACCTGGAAATGTCATCCTCAACTGAGCTAGAGCCACTGAGTTCCCATGGCCGAGGCCACGGAGGCCTCAGGAGCAGCCGCCAGGAGCCAGCCCCATGTCAGAGGCCCGACcgtgaaagaaaccagactcgCCTTATCTGCCTTCCTTTCCCAGACACACTGTGATAAGAGAGTTAAATGCTTTAGGGAGAAGTTTGAATCCAGTCCTTTCAAACGGCGGTGTGAGTGGAGGAGGCCGGGTCAGCCGTGTGAATCGTCTTAGGATGCGGCTCTGGCCCTGCGTGGGCTTTGTCCCCACGGATGGGTCCACGCACTTCAGGCAGCACCCAGAACGCCTGAAATATGCGTCCTCCCCCACAAAAACGTCTAAAAGCTCTTCCAATAGGAAGGCCCCTGAAATCAGACTTATCACCCCAGGCCTGGGCTCCCCCATGGGGCACCTCCCCTTTCTGGAAACAAAGCTGAAGTGGGGACTCTTGGGGAGTACCAGGCCAGCTCGACAGGACCTGTCCCCAGCGCCAGGCCTCTCCAGCGATTTCTGCCCCGTCCCAGATCGGAGGTGCCTCCCTGGTTTCCTTCCCAATGACCGAGGCAGCTGCCCTGAACAGAGGACCACAGTAGCCTACTGGGGGGTCTGCGGACACAGCTCATTCCAGCCAAGCCCTCTGGTTGAAGAGCTCTGAGTTTCGTGGAGGTCCCACTGGGTGGTGGCCCCAGTCCCCCTCCTTTTCCTCACCCTCGTTGTCTAAGACAGAGCCCGTGGGCCAGGGCACCCACTGACCCGGGCCCTGGGAGACAAGTTGCCTGAGTTGTCCTCTCTGCCCCCTAGAAGGCCAGAGCACTTCGTGGACAGAGCCCTGGCATGGGGTAAGAGACCCAAGACCCATACTTTGACTCTGCCACTGCCTCTCTCTATCGGTGTGATGATGGATTGGAGGGTGATCTCAGAATAGCCCCTTGCACCTTGACCCAAGGCCTGGGCAGAACCCTTTCCCCAGGTGAGGTATGCTTTCTAGTCTTGAGGCAGGGGAGCTTGGGAGTCTGGGCTCAGCCCTGCaccccagccccttcccctcctcccttagCAGGGATCTAGCCGAGAGAACTGACTACCAGGTCTGCTACAGCACCTGGTCCCCTGGCGCACCATGGGGGTTGCTGAGGGGACTGCAACGTGCAGGGACAGGCATCTGTAGGggacccccctccccacccacccgtaGAGACACATTTCCTGGGAAAATGGTTTCGCCCTCAGCCTTTCCCCCCAGGGCCCTGCCTGGGCCTGTGGAACCTGTCAGATGAGAGCAGGGGTGTGGCGGGGGGTCATGGAGACCCCAGAGCCACAGCCATGGTGACAGTGGGGGCTGCGGTTCCAGCTGGATTGGCTGGTTCTTCGCCCCCTGCCGACATGCCTGGAGGGGTGCCCATTCTTTGAGATGCAGGGTGATTCTCCTGTGTTCCTGAGAGCAGGCccggcctctcctcctcccactcctgaATCAAGAGCTGAGGGGTCACCTCCTCTCCAAGGCTGCCTCTCCCCAGGCTCTGGGTCCTGCCCGCTCTGAGCTCCCCAGGGTCCCCACCTGCAGAGGTCCCCTCACCTTTCTCAGCATATAAATGTGGTCTTGCCTCTTCCCTCTGGAAAAACCCCTCTGACCCCTTCCCCCGGCTCCACTCAGGGCCAAAGTTACTGTGCGGCCTTCATTTCCCTGGGACTTCTCCCCTAGGCCTCTCCTGTCCCCGCCGTTCCTTGTCCCATGCTTCTAAGCACCCGTGGCCTCTTCTTTTGCTGAACCCAATGGACGCCTGATTGCATTTCCTCTTCACCTTTTCCTCGACCCCAGGCTGCCTTTGGACGAAActggcttttttcccccttttgttttgagacagagtctcactctgttgcccaggctggagtgcagtggtgcaatctccactcactgcaacctccatctcctgggtttaagcggttctcctgcctcagcctcccaagtagctgggagtacaggtgcctgccaccacgcctgactaatttttgtatttttagtagagacggggtttcaccgtgttgaccaggctggtctcaaacccctgacctcaagtgatacacccccctcagcctcccaaagtgctaggattataggcgtgagccactgcggccggccCCGTGCCTGGCTTCTGGATTTACTTCCTTCCTGGCCTTGGCTTTCTCACAGTTCTTCAAGGGCTCCTCCTACCTCTCTGGCTGCTCCTCCTTCTCTGCTGACTGCTCTTTTGCTTCCTGAAATGTTGGGACCTTATCCCAGGGGCCCCAAGCTGCTCTTCCTCTGCTGGACTTCCAGGAGCCCAGTGCATGCCCTGACTTCTGTTTTTCAACATGCTCATCcttgtttcttctctgtctctctctctctctatctttttttttttttttttttttggcagagtctcactctgtcaccccaggctggagtacagtggtgccatctcagctcactgcaccctccgcctcccaggttcaagtggttctcctgactcaacctcccaagtagctgggattacaggtgtccgccactacgcccagctaatttttgtatttttagtagagtcggggtttcactgtgttggccaggatggtcttgaactcctgagttcgtGATccccccactttggcctctcaaagtgctgggattacaggtgtgagccacagcgcccgccctcatccttcttttctcttcaacTCCAGACTCAAAAATTCAGCTACACCTCAGCTCATGCCCTCAACATGCCCCAGGTGAAACCTGTCCCACCAAGCCTGGGCTTGGAAGAGGCTTGGCACCCTTCCTCTTCCATATCCGCGCAGTCTCCAGGCCCATCCCTTTCCCCCAAAGCCCCCAGTCCTTCTTGCCCATGGCCCTCCCAGtgccccatctccctccccagtTCCTGCCCAGGACTAGAGAAGTGTCTTGTCTGGTCTCCTCCACTGTGCCCCTCTCTGACATCTTCTGGAGGGTGTTCCTGAAACACAGAGCCGAGGACTGTGGGTTCCTTCCTAAGGTGTCGAGGACCCCAAGCAGGCAGCCTGCGTGTGCTGCTGCATCTGCCTGAGTCCTGGGCGGGCATCCTGGGTGCGCCGCTCCATCTGCCTGAGTCCCGGATGGGCATCCTGGGTGTGCTGCTGCATCTGCCTGAGTCCTGGGTGGGCATCCTGGGTGCGCTGCTGCATCTGCCTGAGTCCCAGGCGGACATCCTGGGTGCACTGCTGCATCTGCCTGAGTCCCAGGCGGGCATGGTCAGGATACCTGTGCCTTGATGTCTCTGCAGAAGCAGACACTGACCACTCTGCTAGGTGTGCCCTCCCTTGCTCGTCCTCCGGGCTCACTCTGGATGTGGCTCAGGCACCTCTGGCTCTGAGGGGCCCTCCTTGCCCTGATGGGTTGGGTGGAGCCTGTGCCAGGCATCCTTATGCTGACACAGCCCTCTCTGTTCATGAGCCTGGCTCCCCTGCCAGACTGATTCCCTACGGCAGGGCGCGCGCCTCCTGCCCTGGCTGTGAGAGGAGCTGAGCCCTCCGGGCCAGGGCTGTGTCATCATTTGCCTGGGAACCTTGTAAACCAGGGCACCTACAAGACGCACAGCCGACCTCTCAAGCCGCTCGTCCTGGGCTCTCGGTGGAGCCCCTGCCAGCCCCACAGACACTCTCAGCCCATCACACGCCTTtgctgggagcaggggaccaggACCACGGTTGGGAACTTCTCCCCTGGCCACAAGTCCCAGCTGGTTTCTGCTGTATAGTCTTGGGCGGGGCACATGCTCTCTCAGACTCCCGGGTCCCATTTGTCAAATGGCTCTGGCAGCATCTACTGGGAGAACAGAGGCTGGTTGGCATAAGGGGTGTGCCTGGAAGAAGAGCTGGGTGCTGGGTGGATGCCGAGCGTCGCTTGCCTAGCCTGCTCCCGTTTGTCAAACggggaaactgagaccctgaGGGGAAGTGCTGTGGCCCAGGTCACAGGGATGGGCAGCACGGCCTGGATCCCAGGTTCCCCACTGGCTCCTGGTCTTGGCTGTCTGTCTgcccccacctgccccacccacTCCTACCACCTAGCCGGGATGGGTGAGTCACCTGCAGCTGACCAGGCTCTGAACGGCCGGGTAAATCGTGTCCTGGCCACCCACGAACGGGCCTCAGCATGATCGGGGCGCTGTTGCTTATCGTTGGTGCAGAAAGACCTGGTGTCCGTGTCAGTCTGGCCCAGGTGAGAGGGGCAGGGGGCCAGGCACTCCTGACCATCATCTggtccagcctgggggaaagggTGAGGTGGCCTCACCTACTTTGGAATCCTCAATCTTGATGTCTGTCCTCAGCTTTTTGGGACTCGGGGAGGAGCCCAGTGGAGGTATTTGCCTCCCAGGATCTTGCCAGAACCAGGAGGGGGTTTGGGGCAGGCAGCTTCCCCTGGCTGACGGGCTCTTGGTGTGGTCTGTGTCTCTGTAGAGTCTGGATTATGACGAGGCCAGTGGGTCGGAGATGAAAAAGGCCTTCAACTCCTGCATCATGGAAAACGGGCACCAGCTGGGGGCAGGTAGGGCTGAGGGCAGCGGAGGGGTGGCTGGGTAGGTTTGGGGGTTTAGTAAGGCCTTGGTCAAGTATCTGCTCCAGGCCAGCCcttggcctggggtgggggtacTCTAGCCTGAACCCCAGCGGGCAGAGAGACTGCCAGGAGAGCAGCGTCATTCAGTAGAACTTTTGAAACACAGAGGAAAGTCAGAAGATCTCAGGTGGTAGTGAGCTCTCCCATTTCTAGAGGAAAGCAAGTAGAGGCTGAGGAATTTTTCTAAGCACTGAATAGGGTAGAGAGTGGGCTGTGAGCCAACTAGTATTTATGAAGCTGGCCATGAAGGGAAGCGGGGAAAATCAGCTCTGGTTGGAGCAGTAGGATATCCCTGGTAGGAGGTCAGGGAGGCTGGTCAGCAGTTAGGgaggccttcctggaggaggtgggaggaaggtTCAGGGAGGCTAGAGCCCTTCTGGGAGGTCTCAGGCCCCTGTGGCTGCCACAGCTGACCACCCACCCATGCTGGTCACATGTTCCAGGTCCAGGCGATGGCCCCTCCGAGGTTGCCCAAACTTTCCAGGCACCAGATCCCCCCAGGCCTCGCCCTGTGAGTCTCTCCTTGCGGCTGCCCCACCAGCCAGTCACGGCTGTCACCCGAGTCTCTGACAGATTCTCTGGGGAGAACTCAGCTGCGGCTCTATCACCCACGTCTGCTGCCACCCTGGGGGGCCTCAACCCGAGCCCCAGCGAGGCCACCACGCCCTGGACTCCCAGTCCTAGCGGTAGGAGCAGGACAGCGCAGCCTTGGGCGGACCTCCCCTTGGGATGGGAGTGGgagggccagggctggggagggggagtCGGTGGGTGACTTGGAAAACGAGGGACCaagcccagccctgcctctgcctgccatgTCTGCCCCTCCCCTTAGCCCATCCTCCCAGGCTCCTGCCCAGAGATGCTGAGAAATATCGTCATCCCCTGGTGGGGGCAACCGTGGCTTTTATTACAGGTGGAGGCCACAGTTGAAAGGTGGCTCTTGCCCTGCACGTTGGCACTGTCCCCTCCCTCAAGGCCCCAGGCCTGATGTGGCCTGTGATCAGGCCTCTGTGCTGTGTCCTGGCGGAGGTGGCACCGGCCTCTGTGGGACGGGTTTGGGAGCTGTGTTCGCCAGATACATGGCACGGGCCCTGAGCTCTGCCCTCTCAGGAGCAGGGCGGGACAGCTGAAAAGACCTCCTTGATGTTGTTGCTGCGAGTgcccatcttcccttctctgtcaCTGTCACTGAGGCAGGGCTGGCTTAGCCCAGAAGTTTTGTTCATCCACGAAGTGATGCCAGGTCAGAGGAAGGGAGGCTGTGGCGGCCCTCCCTGGGCAGGGGTGTGTcacttctctccctctgtctgttcCACAGAGAAGAGTTCCTCTTTCACGAGGTCTGTGTCAAGCTCTGGCTACGGGGCAGTGACAGCCAGCAAACACAGCGACAGGTGGGTCAGGGCCCATGTTCCCGCGAAGTCGCCACGCCGATGTCTTCTCGGCTTTGGACGCAGGCCGCCCAGGGGTTGGCATCTCCATGGAAGGCTCGGGGCTGGATCTCTGGAGCACTGGGCGGCACGGTTGGGGGAAGATGTGAGCAGGGAGTGGGGCAGAGGGGCTGGGTGGAGAGCTTCATTGGGAGAAATGTGGCCACAGGCTGGTTTCTTTGTGGACCACTCAAGTCAGTCAAAAGATTGGAGGAAGAGCCGGGAGCCGTGGtgcacgcctggaatcccagcactgtgggaggccaaggccgtgaatcacctgaggtcaggagttcaagaccagcctggccaacatggtgaaaccccatctctataaaaataaaaaaattagctgggtgtggtagcagatgcctgtaatcccggctactcggggggctgaggcaggagaatcactcgaacccaggaggcaggggttgcagtgagccaagatcgctccattgcactccagcctgggcaattagagtgaaatcccgtctcaaataaataaataaatacaaaaattagctgggcatggtggtggatgcctgaaatcccagccacttgggaggctgaggcaggagaatcacttgaacctgggaggcggaggttccagtgagccgagatggcgccactgcattctagcctgggcgacagagtaagactctgtctcaaaaaaaaaaaaaaaaaaaaaaaaattggaggaggTGTCTCGgctggcaggagagggaggacagGAGCATAGTCTTCTTCCATCCCAGCCTGCTGGGGTCCCTCGGAGCCAGGAACTTCCTGCCCAAGGGCTGCGGGCAGGGACAGGTGAGCCGGGCCTTCCCTGTGGTGCAGGCCTCCCCACTCTGGCCAGCCGGACTGTAactggggatggggatgggggtgggggtggggtagcgggcttggctttttttttttctttaataataaaaggataaTTGTGACTTCCTGGCAAACGGTTTCAGAGGAAACAGTGGTCTTATCTCATGGCCGTGGAGGCAGGAGGCCTGGCCCCACCGGGCTGGTTCTGGGTGCACCTCCTGCTCGAGGAGGGGGTCCCCTGTCTCCCCAGGCACTGACAACTGCCAAGGGGGTGGTGATGCCCAGAGAGGGGGCTGGCGTCCCTCCTGAGTTGGGCCTATGGGCCAGGCCCGCCAGGCAGCACGGTTCGGAAAACCTGCCAAATCGCCAGGGGTCCCGAACAAGGCGGCTCCTCTCTGAGCGCCCCTCACGGTGCAGCTGCCTTGTCACACAGCGGGATGGGGACCTCAGGGCCTGCTGAGCTAGTGACGGCTGCTGGGCCCACACCCCAACTCGGCGATTCCCTCCTCAGCCCACCGCTGGTGACACCACCCCAGTCACCCGTGTCCCCGCAGCCGCCAGCCACAACTCAGGTCCATCGGCCGGGGGAGCGTCGCAGGGAGCTGGTGAGGTCGCAGACGCTGCCCCGCACCTCGGGGGCGCAGGCCCGGAAGGCATTGTTTGAGAAGTGGGAGCAGGAGACCGCGGGCAAGTACGGATGCCCACCCACAGACGGGGAGGGGAAGCCCGGATGCCCACTCACAGATGGGGGAGGGGAAGCCCGGATGCCCACTCACAGACGGGGAGGGGAAGCCCGGATGCCCTCTCACAGATGGGGAAGGGAAGTACGGATGCCCACTCACAGATGGGGAAGGGAAATACGGATGCCAACTCACAGACGGGGAGGGGAAGCCCGGATGCCCACTCACAGACAGGGAGGGGAAGCCCGGATGCCCACTCACAGATGGGGAAGAGAAGTACGGATGCCCACTCACAGACGGGGAAGGGAAGTACGGATGCTACTCACAGACGGGGAGGGGAAGCATGGATGCCCACTCACAGATGGGGAGGGAAAGTACAGATGCCCACTCACAGATGGGGGGAGGGGAAGTACGGATGCCCACTCACAGACGGGGGAGGGGCATGTACGTATGCCCACTCACAGATGGGGGGGCATGTACATATGCCCACTCACAGACGGGGGGTGGGGCAGTACAGATGCCCACTCACAGATGGGGGAGGGGAAGTACAGATGCCCACTCACAGCGGATGCCTGCTACCAGGCCTCGAGAGACGAGGGCTCCAGGCCTCGAGGCTCCCTGGGCTCCAGCCGCCTCTGCATATTCAGCCTGTCTTCGTGTCAGTTCCTGGTATTGATGCCTGCTGCGTGCAGGGTGTGGCCCAGGCCTTGTGGGATGATGAAGATGCCAGCCAGTCCCTGCTCAACTCTAGTGAGGGAGGCCAACTGAGGACGTGTCCCCACTCACCCCAAACAACCTGGTCCCGACCGTTAGGGACTGTTCTTGGGGCCCAGAAGAGGAAATCATCCCTCCTGGTTAGGAAGGAGCCATCAGGGAAGGAGGCCCTCCATTAGGAGAGGGGCTCAGAAGGAGGCGGGGGAGGAAGGAACAGGGAAAGGAGTTCCAGGCAGAAGGCAGGGCCTGGGGCTATGTGGGTGGGCCAGGGTCTTCGGTCTCAGGATTCCCAAGGGACCCCTGCTTCCTGGGGTGGGAAGTAGACAGGGGACCTAGAGGGCGCTTTGGGTGAGGATGGTCCCACCACATACCATCAAAGGAGGCTGTGTGGCTGGTGTACGGGGCCGTGCCGTGGACATGGGCACAGCTGAGCCTGCGTGCTGTCGGCATCTCTCCTGGGTGAGCAGAGGGAGCGGGGGCCTCCTCCCTGGGGGTGCAGGGACTGCCTCCCCTGTCCTGGACCCGCGGTGGGAGATGGTGGCTGGAGGCCCCCGCAGCAGGCCTGCGCTCTCTCTGCAGGGGGAAAGGCGAGGCCCGGGCCCGGCTGAAGCGATCGCAGAGCTTCGGTGTGGCCAGCGCCAGCAGCATCAAGCAGATTCTGCTTGAGTGGTGCCGCAGCAAGACGCTGGGCTACCAGGTGAGCCAGGCTCCCTTCCGGCTGCTGGGACCTGCCCGCCAGGGGCCTGACCAGGCATTGCCCCTGTccttgttctccagcctgggcaggagccTGCTGAGGCTGGGGTTAAGGGATGGGAGCCACAGTCATCATGCCTTCCCAGTGGGTGCCTGACTGCCCGCAGCGTGTGCTGAGAAACTCCAGGCATCTGTGTCTGGGCCCCACGCTGACTGCACTCCCCTCCCACAGCACGTGGACCTGCAGAACTTCTCCTCCAGCTGGAGTGACGGCATGGCTTTCTGCGCCCTGGTGCACTCCTTCTTCCCCGATGCCTTCGACTACAACTCCCTGAGCCCCACGCAGCGGCAGAAGAACTTCGAGCTGGCCTTCACCATGGCCGAgtgagtgtggtggctcctgctgGCTGCCAGCCCCAGCCTGGTCCCTGAGCCCAACTTCGTCCCCAGGGGGGTCATGGGGCGAGTGGATTGTGGGGCAGCTGTCTGCAAAGCTGAAGGACCCCGAGGCCATGTGGTCTGTCTACCTGTCAAGcagatgggaagactgaggcctggagaaggATGTTCCGAGTCACACAGCactcagtgggggaggggactCTGTTCCTGGGATACCTGCCCCCTTTGCTGGGTGCCCAGCTTCTGGGGTGCACTCTGGGAGAACAGCCACGGACCAGGCATGAAGGGCAGCCGGACAGAGTCCCCCAGAGCTCTGAATCTGTCCTCTCTGGACTGATGTGGAGATGCTGTTGCTTGCCTGACCTACGGCGGCCAATTAGCAAGAAATTGATTACTCTCTGGGCCACTTAAAAGGagatttttaattagccaggcatggtggtgtgtgcctatagtcccagctgcttgggaggctgagggaggagaattgctggaacccgggaggcagaggttaaagtgagctgagatcaagccactgtactccagtctgggtgacagagtgagactctgtctaaaaagcaaaaaggagaTTTTGCTTCCAATCAGATTTTCCTTCCCTAAATCGTGTTCTGGCATTGACTGTGAAATTGCCTCGCTGCTTAGGTCCCACTCCTGGGGTGAGGATGGGAGTGGCTCTGGGCTCAGGAGGCACCTGGAAAGCGAGTTTGGGATTTGGTTATTGGCTAAAGGCCTTAGGAGAGGTGGCAAAGTTAGGTGTGTCTGCTGGGGCTCCAGCGGGGCACAGGGGCACAGCCAAAAACTGGGCGAGGAGAGTTTCATACAGGGACTCTTGACAAAGGCATGGGCAGGAATGAGGTAGAGGGCCAGGCCCTGAGCAGCAGCCTGGGGAGAATGGCAGTGCGTGGTCGGCAGTGCGTGGTCAACGGTCCGTGGTCAGCAGTGCGTGGTCAGTGGTCCGTGGTCAGCAGTGCGTGGTCGGCAGTGCGTGGTCAGCGGTCTGTGGTCAGCAGTGCGTGGCCAGCAGTCCACGGCCTGGGTGGAGAGGACGGTCTGATGAGGACCATGCTCTGGCAATGGTTGCAGTCAGCTCACCGTGACCTGGCAGGGAGGCAGCCATAGGATAAGTGCCCAGCCTCACTCCCCTCCTGCCTCATGCCAGTGCCTCTTGGGGACTGAACCCAATAGGAAGACAGAggggccaggagctgtggctgtGGTTCATCTCGGCCCCCAGGGCAGGGAGCAGGGCACAGATGAGTGGTGTTTGGGGCTGCCTGACGCTAAGCTctctgaagctcagagagaagTAAGGCCATCCCCAAAGCCGAGCCTCTGGAGGACACGTTTGCTGTTCTCTCCCTGCCTTTGTGCCCGCTGGCG
This is a stretch of genomic DNA from Saimiri boliviensis isolate mSaiBol1 chromosome 17, mSaiBol1.pri, whole genome shotgun sequence. It encodes these proteins:
- the SMTNL2 gene encoding smoothelin-like protein 2 isoform X1, giving the protein MEPSPEAQEARTVREALGRYEAALEGAVRALHEDMQGLQRGVERRVSEALRLAGPLARTVAELQRDNQRLQAQLERLTRQVEALGLASGMSPAPGTPGTPGTPSPPPAPGVPDRAPRLGSARFASHATFSLSGRGQSLDYDEASGSEMKKAFNSCIMENGHQLGAGPGDGPSEVAQTFQAPDPPRPRPVSLSLRLPHQPVTAVTRVSDRFSGENSAAALSPTSAATLGGLNPSPSEATTPWTPSPSEKSSSFTRSVSSSGYGAVTASKHSDSPPLVTPPQSPVSPQPPATTQVHRPGERRRELVRSQTLPRTSGAQARKALFEKWEQETAGKYGCPPTDGEGKPGCPLTDGGGEARMPTHRRGGEARMPSHRWGREVRMPTHRWGREIRMPTHRRGGEARMPTHRQGGEARMPTHRWGREVRMPTHRRGREVRMLLTDGEGKHGCPLTDGEGKYRCPLTDGGRGSTDAHSQTGEGHVRMPTHRWGGMYICPLTDGGWGSTDAHSQMGEGKYRCPLTADACYQASRDEGSRPRGSLGSSRLCIFSLSSCQFLVLMPAACRVWPRPCGMMKMPASPCSTLVREAN
- the SMTNL2 gene encoding smoothelin-like protein 2 isoform X2; its protein translation is MEPSPEAQEARTVREALGRYEAALEGAVRALHEDMQGLQRGVERRVSEALRLAGPLARTVAELQRDNQRLQAQLERLTRQVEALGLASGMSPAPGTPGTPGTPSPPPAPGVPDRAPRLGSARFASHATFSLSGRGQSLDYDEASGSEMKKAFNSCIMENGHQLGAGPGDGPSEVAQTFQAPDPPRPRPVSLSLRLPHQPVTAVTRVSDRFSGENSAAALSPTSAATLGGLNPSPSEATTPWTPSPSEKSSSFTRSVSSSGYGAVTASKHSDSPPLVTPPQSPVSPQPPATTQVHRPGERRRELVRSQTLPRTSGAQARKALFEKWEQETAGKGKGEARARLKRSQSFGVASASSIKQILLEWCRSKTLGYQHVDLQNFSSSWSDGMAFCALVHSFFPDAFDYNSLSPTQRQKNFELAFTMAENLANCERLIEVEDMMVMGRKPDPMCVFTYVQSLYNHLRRFE